The Nitrospira sp. sequence TGGATGTTTACGTCCCCGGCTGCCCGCCGAGACCAGAGGCATTACTGGACGGGCTTTTAAAATTACAGGAAAAGATCCAACGCGAGAAAGTATTCGTGAAGTAGCGATGTGGCGCGTCACTCGGAAAACGAGTGGGCATCATTTGAATGACGCCTGACACTTGGCGAACTCATGGAATCTCTCATCGAAACCTTACTCAAGAAGTTCCCGGAGGCGGTGCTGTCCGTCGATGTCGACACGGCTCGGTCGGAAACAACGGTCCACGTCGCCGCACCCCGAATCTTGGAAGTCGCTCGTTTTCTTCATGACGATCCCGAAGCGTGCTTCGACCACATCACCGATATCTGTTCCGCCGACTATCCGACCGATCAGCAACGGTTTGAAGTCATCTATCAGCTGCTCTCGCTTCCACACGGCAGACGTATTCGTCTGAAGGCCAGGATCACTGAAGACAACCCGGCTCTCGAGTCGGTGACAAGCGTATGGCGTGGTGCAGCATTCTTGGAACGCGAAGTCTACGACATGATGGGAATCCGATTCTCCGGCCACCCGGATCTGCGTCGCATCCTCCTGCCGGAAGACTATGCGGAAGGATATCCGCTCCGAAAGGATTTTCCGACGGAGGGCCGCGGCTGGCGCAGTCAGTTCGATTTTATCCCGCGTCTCGACGAACCGCCTGTCGAGCAGAGTGAAGGCGAGGTTCCAGCTGAAGAGAGGAAGGTGTTCCTTTCCGAGCCGAACGCATCCTCAACGGGCCGACGGGAAGAATTACTGTTGAACATGGGTCCACAGCATCCGAGCACGCACGGCGTGGTGCGGGTGGTGCTGGAATTAGACGGAGAGCGGATCGTCAAAGCGACGCCTGACCTCGGTTACCTTCATCGGGGAGTCGAGAAGCTGGCCGAAGGCCTCGCCTACATGCAGATCATTCCGCATACCGATCGGCTCGACTATGTCTGCGCGATGGCCAACAACTACGCCTATGTGCGGGCCGTTGAAAAACTGCTCGGCATCACCGTGCCGGAGCGAGCCGAGTATATCCGCACCATCGTCGCGGAGATGCAGCGTATTCTTGGACATCTGTTCTGGCTTGGCGCGCAAGCGTTGGATATCGGAGCGATGACGATCTTCTTTTGGACGTTTCGCGAGCGGGAAATCCTGCTCGACATGTTCGAAAAGCTCTGTGGAGCCCGGCTGACCTTGAATTATTATCGGATCGGCGGGGTGGACAGCGACTTCACTCCGGAGTTGGTGGGCCATCTCAAAACATTCTTGGAAACGTTCCCGCAAAAAGTCAACGAGTACGACTCCCTGCTCGCAGGTAACCGGATTTGGTTGGGACGAACAAAACATATCGCCGTGATATCCGCGGAAGACGCCATCAATTTCGGCCTCACCGGTCCGGCGTTGCGGGGGTCCGGGGTGGCCTATGACGTTCGTAAACTCGAACCCTATGGGGTCTACCATAAGGTGGACTGGGAAGTGCCGGTGGGGAAAAGCGGCGACACCTACGATCGCTATTGGATTCGCGTCGAAGAGATGCGTCAGAGCGCCAGGATCATTTCGCAATGCCTCGACCAGTTGCCGCCGGGCCCGATTATCGCCGATATACCGCAATACATTCCGCCGCCGAAACAGCAAGTCATGCGCGACATGGAGAGCTTGATTCATCATTTCATCATCTTCACGCAAGGATTCAAACCACCGAAGGGAGAAACCTATTGCGCGACCGAAGCCCCGAAGGGCGAGTTGGGATTTTTCATCATCAGTGACGGAAGCCCCCGTCCCTATCGGCTGAAGATTCGCTCTCCCTCTTTCATCCATATGGGCGCCTTCGACCATATGGCGCGGGGCTACTTGATCTCCGACATCATCACGATTTTCGGCACCTACGATGTGGTCATGGGAGAGTGCGACCGGTGAAGGAATCGCGGAGCGCGTCAACCGTCATACGTCAAATCGGGGAGAGTAATCCCCTCGCGCGTTTGACGCGTATCGAATGACATTGAACGAACACGGCCATGACTTTTTCAGAAAAATATAAAGACGAAATCGCCGAGATCTTATCGCGCTACCCGGTCAAGCGCTCCGCCTTGATCCCGCTGCTCTATGTCGCCCAACGTGACCAAGGCTATGTGACCGAGTCGGCCATGAAGGACATCGCACAGATTCTCAAACTGACCCCCCCGCAGGTCTACGAGACGATCACGTTTTACACGATGTTCAACCTGAAGCCGGTGGGCAAGTACCACCTTCAAGTGTGCAAGTCCCTCATGTGCGCTCTCGTCGGGTCGGATACCGTGATCGAATGGATTAAGACGAAGCTGGGGATTGCGCCGGGCGAATCGACGGCCGACGGACTGTTTAGCCTCAGCGTGGTGGAATGTTTAGCGGCTTGCGGGACCGGCCCCATGATGCAGATCAATGAAGACTATTATGAGCGACTGACGGAAGAAAAACTGGACCGGATTTTGTCCGATCTTCGCTCGACCGGGACTAGCCCGCTCAAGAGCGGCCCCTTCATGTGGCCGGAACCGGCGTCCGCGGAGCAGGGCGTGTGACGTATGAGGCGTATCCCGTCGTCGGCAAGAAAGAGTGTGAAGTGGCCTGACACTTCACGAGATTGAGT is a genomic window containing:
- the nuoD gene encoding NADH dehydrogenase (quinone) subunit D — protein: MESLIETLLKKFPEAVLSVDVDTARSETTVHVAAPRILEVARFLHDDPEACFDHITDICSADYPTDQQRFEVIYQLLSLPHGRRIRLKARITEDNPALESVTSVWRGAAFLEREVYDMMGIRFSGHPDLRRILLPEDYAEGYPLRKDFPTEGRGWRSQFDFIPRLDEPPVEQSEGEVPAEERKVFLSEPNASSTGRREELLLNMGPQHPSTHGVVRVVLELDGERIVKATPDLGYLHRGVEKLAEGLAYMQIIPHTDRLDYVCAMANNYAYVRAVEKLLGITVPERAEYIRTIVAEMQRILGHLFWLGAQALDIGAMTIFFWTFREREILLDMFEKLCGARLTLNYYRIGGVDSDFTPELVGHLKTFLETFPQKVNEYDSLLAGNRIWLGRTKHIAVISAEDAINFGLTGPALRGSGVAYDVRKLEPYGVYHKVDWEVPVGKSGDTYDRYWIRVEEMRQSARIISQCLDQLPPGPIIADIPQYIPPPKQQVMRDMESLIHHFIIFTQGFKPPKGETYCATEAPKGELGFFIISDGSPRPYRLKIRSPSFIHMGAFDHMARGYLISDIITIFGTYDVVMGECDR
- the nuoE gene encoding NADH-quinone oxidoreductase subunit NuoE — encoded protein: MTFSEKYKDEIAEILSRYPVKRSALIPLLYVAQRDQGYVTESAMKDIAQILKLTPPQVYETITFYTMFNLKPVGKYHLQVCKSLMCALVGSDTVIEWIKTKLGIAPGESTADGLFSLSVVECLAACGTGPMMQINEDYYERLTEEKLDRILSDLRSTGTSPLKSGPFMWPEPASAEQGV